The following coding sequences lie in one Flavobacterium sediminis genomic window:
- the ruvC gene encoding crossover junction endodeoxyribonuclease RuvC codes for MANERIILGIDPGTTIMGFGLIKVVNKKMEFVQLNELQLGKLDDHYVKLKRIFERTIELIDTYHPDEIAIEAPFFGKNVQSMLKLGRAQGVAMAAGLSRQIPITEYEPKKIKMAITGNGNASKEQVAKMLQQLLGLKTLPKNLDSTDGLAAAVCHFFNSGKTQVGKSYSGWDAFVKQNENRIKK; via the coding sequence TTGGCAAACGAACGAATCATATTAGGGATCGATCCGGGAACAACTATTATGGGTTTCGGACTCATTAAAGTAGTCAATAAAAAAATGGAATTTGTCCAGTTAAACGAATTACAATTGGGCAAATTAGACGACCATTACGTAAAACTGAAACGTATCTTTGAGCGCACTATAGAGCTGATCGATACCTATCACCCGGATGAAATTGCTATTGAAGCGCCTTTCTTTGGTAAAAATGTGCAATCGATGTTAAAACTGGGAAGAGCACAAGGAGTTGCCATGGCAGCCGGTTTATCGCGTCAGATTCCTATTACCGAATACGAACCTAAGAAAATTAAAATGGCCATAACCGGAAACGGTAATGCCAGTAAAGAACAAGTTGCCAAAATGTTACAACAATTATTAGGACTAAAAACGTTGCCTAAGAACTTAGATTCAACTGATGGTTTAGCAGCAGCAGTTTGTCATTTTTTTAATTCAGGCAAAACCCAAGTAGGGAAAAGTTATTCCGGTTGGGATGCTTTTGTGAAGCAAAATGAGAATCGTATCAAGAAATAG
- the hemW gene encoding radical SAM family heme chaperone HemW: protein MSGIYIHIPFCKQACHYCDFHFSTSLKKKEEMVLALAKEIQMRKNEPGNEKVETIYFGGGTPSILSVTEIQFLIDTVYENFEVVENPEITLEANPDDLSFQSDEGNVSSAKHPIKDLKEIGINRLSIGIQSFFEEDLKLMNRAHNAEEAKKCLETATQYFDNITIDLIYGIPGMTNERWLENIETALSFGIPHISSYALTVEPKTALDSFIKKGTIQAPKDEVANEHFHLLVNRLQEAGFIHYELSNFGKPNYFSKNNSAYWLGKKYIGIGPSAHSYDGRNRSWNLANNTLYIKFIQENKRPSEAETLSTIDRYNEYIMTGLRTIWGVSLERVEREFGTKFSEYLNRQSQKFIEQGYLEIVIPGEAGKILKTTPKGKFLTDGIASDLFLLNLE, encoded by the coding sequence ATGTCAGGCATCTACATTCATATCCCTTTTTGCAAACAGGCTTGCCATTATTGCGATTTCCATTTTTCTACATCCTTGAAGAAAAAAGAGGAAATGGTTTTGGCTTTAGCCAAAGAAATCCAAATGCGAAAAAATGAACCGGGAAATGAAAAAGTAGAAACTATTTATTTTGGTGGCGGGACGCCAAGCATACTTTCTGTTACAGAAATTCAGTTTCTGATTGATACAGTATATGAAAATTTCGAAGTAGTTGAAAACCCTGAAATTACGTTAGAGGCTAATCCTGATGATTTGAGCTTTCAATCCGATGAGGGAAACGTAAGTTCAGCAAAGCATCCCATAAAGGATCTAAAAGAAATAGGGATTAATCGCCTTTCTATCGGAATCCAGTCTTTTTTTGAAGAAGACTTAAAACTGATGAATCGGGCACATAATGCTGAAGAAGCTAAAAAATGTCTGGAAACTGCTACCCAATATTTTGATAATATTACAATCGATTTGATTTATGGTATTCCGGGGATGACAAATGAGCGTTGGCTGGAAAATATTGAAACCGCTTTGTCTTTCGGGATCCCTCATATTTCGAGTTATGCCTTAACGGTAGAGCCTAAAACAGCTTTAGATTCCTTTATCAAAAAAGGAACAATTCAAGCTCCTAAAGATGAGGTAGCTAACGAGCACTTTCATTTGCTGGTCAATCGACTGCAAGAAGCCGGATTTATACATTATGAACTGTCGAATTTTGGAAAACCGAATTATTTTTCCAAAAATAATTCAGCTTATTGGTTAGGTAAAAAATATATCGGTATCGGCCCGTCAGCACATAGTTATGACGGAAGAAACAGAAGTTGGAATCTTGCCAATAATACACTTTATATCAAGTTCATTCAGGAAAATAAACGACCTTCTGAGGCGGAAACACTTTCAACAATTGACCGTTATAACGAATATATTATGACCGGACTACGAACCATTTGGGGCGTTTCATTGGAACGAGTAGAGCGTGAATTCGGAACAAAATTTTCAGAGTACCTTAACCGGCAAAGTCAGAAATTCATTGAGCAGGGATATTTGGAGATTGTCATTCCCGGCGAGGCGGGAAAGATTTTAAAAACGACCCCAAAAGGTAAATTTCTGACAGACGGGATAGCGAGTGATTTGTTTTTGCTAAATTTGGAATAA
- a CDS encoding cyclase family protein has protein sequence MKAVLEYKGQNFTVDLSKPIDISLPVTNDDKNPIAWYQKEPEIEPVKMGDWIGKVSEGKSSTNFNNIFFNPHAHGTHTECLGHITNDFYSVNQSLQQFFFLAELISVEPISVGEDLVITKGQIESSIVTPGGVEKSLHQIEALIIRTLPNLAEKRHKNYSNSNPPYLSEKAAAYIREMNIKHLLIDLPSVDKEHDEGKLLAHKAFWNVTDVHHLNNDARLDCTITEMIFVDNTIKDGTYLLNLQIASFENDASPGKPILYKIE, from the coding sequence TTGAAAGCAGTCTTAGAGTATAAAGGTCAAAATTTTACAGTTGATTTATCAAAACCGATAGATATTTCGTTACCTGTAACGAATGATGATAAAAATCCTATTGCCTGGTACCAGAAAGAGCCGGAAATAGAACCCGTTAAAATGGGTGATTGGATAGGGAAAGTTTCCGAAGGAAAATCGTCAACTAATTTCAATAATATTTTCTTTAATCCGCATGCGCACGGAACACATACAGAATGTTTAGGTCATATAACCAATGATTTTTATAGTGTTAATCAGTCCTTACAACAGTTTTTCTTTCTGGCAGAACTGATTTCAGTTGAGCCGATTTCTGTAGGTGAAGATTTAGTGATAACGAAAGGACAGATAGAATCTTCTATTGTCACTCCGGGCGGAGTCGAGAAGTCGCTTCATCAAATTGAAGCTCTAATCATCAGAACGTTGCCTAATTTAGCAGAGAAAAGACATAAAAACTATTCTAATTCAAATCCACCTTATTTGTCAGAGAAAGCCGCGGCTTACATTAGAGAAATGAATATCAAACATTTATTGATTGATTTACCAAGTGTAGATAAGGAGCATGATGAAGGAAAGTTATTGGCGCATAAAGCTTTTTGGAATGTAACAGACGTACATCATTTGAATAACGATGCCCGATTAGATTGTACCATTACTGAAATGATTTTCGTTGATAATACAATTAAAGACGGAACCTATTTACTCAATTTACAAATTGCTTCATTTGAAAATGATGCCAGTCCCGGAAAACCGATTTTGTATAAAATTGAGTAA
- a CDS encoding DUF4260 domain-containing protein → MKRILQLEELALFIAGFIAFYQLNVPVWWFFVLILVPDVGMIGYSINNKTGAFVYNVFHHKGLALGIYGLGLYFHSEIVQIIGIILFSHASMDRVFGYGLKYIKGFKFTHLDNIGK, encoded by the coding sequence ATGAAAAGGATCTTACAACTTGAAGAGTTAGCCTTGTTTATAGCGGGATTTATAGCCTTTTATCAACTTAATGTTCCTGTTTGGTGGTTCTTTGTGTTGATACTAGTACCTGATGTCGGAATGATAGGCTATAGTATAAACAATAAAACAGGAGCATTTGTATATAATGTTTTTCATCATAAAGGATTGGCATTAGGAATTTATGGATTGGGACTATATTTTCATTCAGAAATAGTACAGATTATTGGAATTATCTTGTTTTCCCATGCTTCAATGGATCGAGTTTTCGGGTATGGGTTGAAATATATAAAAGGTTTTAAATTTACACATTTAGATAATATAGGAAAGTAA